A stretch of Brassica napus cultivar Da-Ae chromosome C6, Da-Ae, whole genome shotgun sequence DNA encodes these proteins:
- the LOC106405435 gene encoding photosystem II core complex proteins psbY, chloroplastic-like encodes MAATMATSATCMSLNPSPPKSPNQSKSISSSKPFITLPTPPKPTVSLAVTSTSLAGAVFSTLSCSEPAFAAHQIAELAAAAAAGGNDNRGLALLLPIVPAIGWVLFNILQPALNQINKMRESKGVVVGLGIGGGLAASGLLTMPPEASASVVNEMAAVAEAAAKGGDNRGQLLLFVVAPALLWVLYNILQPALNQLNKMS; translated from the exons ATGGCGGCGACAATGGCAACATCAGCCACATGCATGTCCCTAAACCCATCTCCTCCTAAGTCCCCAAACCAAAGCAAATCCATCTCCTCATCAAAACCCTTCATCACCCTCCCAACCCCACCAAAACCCACCGTCTCTCTCGCCGTCACAAGCACCTCCCTCGCCGGCGCCGTCTTCTCCACCCTCAGCTGCTCCGAACCCGCTTTCGCCGCCCACCAGATCGCCGAGCTCGCGGCGGCAGCGGCAGCAGGAGGTAACGACAACCGTGGACTAGCTCTACTCCTCCCGATCGTCCCGGCGATCGGATGGGTGCTCTTCAACATTCTCCAGCCGGCTCTCAACCAGATCAACAAGATGCGCGAGAGCAAAGGAGTCGTCGTGGGTCTTGGCATCGGCGGTGGTCTCGCTGCGTCAGGGCTTTTGACTATGCCGCCGGAGGCCTCGGCTAGTGTGGTTAACGAGATGGCGGCGGTGGCGGAAGCGGCGGCGAAAGGGGGAGACAACAGGGGACAGTTGCTGTTGTTCGTGGTTGCACCGGCTCTGCTTTGGGTTCTTTACAATATATTGCAGCCTGCTTTGAACCAACTCAATAAAATGAG CTAA